The sequence CTTATCCAACGAATGTCTCCACGTTCAGCTTTCTTTTCCCATTTTGGATCTTTCAGATCGCCAGGGAAGCCTCGACGATCTTTTCTCGTTGTTCTACATGCCAGCGTTTTGCACTGAAGGAGGTGTTCGAAAAGGTGCTTCGAAGTATAAAAATTGTCCATGTAAATTTTGTATCCCTGTCCTAAATATTTATCACAAAGCTTACCCACTACATCAAAAGCCAATCCATGCAGTCCCGGTCTCTCCCGCTTGCCCGTGTAAACGAAGAACTGTAAGGTGTATCCAGTTTCTGACTCAGCTAAAACCCACAATTTGTAGCCCCACTTTGTCACCTTGTCCCGAATATATTGCCTGATTACCGAGCGTGCTTTGGATTTCACCATCCTTTCATCGACTGAAATGGCTTCCCGTGGCTGAAAAAATCGTGCCGACGCCTCGTTGATCTCTCGAAGTAGTGGGAGTACCTTCCGCAGTTTGCCAGCTGAAGCAGCACTGTCATCCTCAGGGTCCGAGACATGCAAAAAAGCAAGCAGGGAGAAGAAACGCTTCCTGCTCATGATCTTTCCTGGAAGTAGACCGCCGTAGATTGTTCCAGTGTTCCAATACAAGTGGAGTCTAGGAAGTTGCACGATGCCCATGTAAATCAATAGCGCAATGAAGCGCAACATCTCAGGGGGCGTGACCTCTAGCCAGGAGCCATCTGGCTGAGCATAGCTTGGTTTCTCAAAAATTTTCATCCACGCATACTTGTTTGTGTGTGCACAGAAAGTGGAAATCATTTCAGCGGTAAAAAACATCATGAACATGTCCAGTGCACCAAGAAACCTCCGCGTCTCACTCCGGCGCGTCACGTCCAGTGCGCGATTCGGTGAAAACCTGACTCGGCACGGCGTGTTTGGCAAAATATCGCCTCCGTATGTAGTTGACACcctaaaagaaaaacgtaaacagCTGTCGTCATTTACAAAGCACGCGCATCGTATAACAACAACACTGACATCCGAAACTATGCTTACCTTGCCACGGTAGTTGAAGGTCCGGGCTGTGTAGAGGAATCATCACTATCGGAGTCGAAATCCGATGATCCAACGTCCTCTGCGGACTCCTCACTACTGCTCATATCGATAATATGAGCATCAGAAGCAGCGGAATCACTTTGAGAAGACTTCTTTTTCAGCGGCGCGCGACGCGTTTTCGGCGGCATGTTGGGAAAACTCCTCGCTACCTTctccgctgcttttttttttctcgcaggagCCTTCGCGCTAAAACGCAAAAAAACATATAGAAAGTGCGCAGTAGTTCTTCTATTACTGGCCAGATGGCGCCACACGTCCGTAACAGCGGAGTTTTATTTTTGGCGGGGCATTCAAAACCATCGATCCATAGTGATCGATGCTCTATGGcgcggtaaggaaagagttaaagggacactgaccAAAATTTTCATGGCTGAAATTTTCATCCCAAATGATTGCTTGGCACAAATTTGTTTTCAGGCTGAAACTAGCGGAAAAGAATGAATTCGATGCACTTTTCGTAAAATACCCTGTCTAGCGGCCGTGCCGTGAACTCGAGGTAGTGACTTGTCTGTGACGTCTGTGCTGGATACTGGCGTACCAGCAATCGCCCGCACCTGTCCAGCCACATGAACAGCACCAGACGGCAGCAAACGACGTCTGAATTATGCAGTTGCTCACGGCCGCATACTTGTTTCCGCAAGCAGAGCTTGAGCCCAATTCTTCAGAGTCGCGGTTTGTGTTGTGTGCTGCTTTGTAATGTGATCAGTGAAGCGCCTGGTACAATGCAGGAGAATGCCTCTACGCTGCTGCGAGCAAGGGTGAgaaaagtacagtcgccgattgatttttcggactcctaaaattcggacatgctcgattattcggtctgcttcgcggcaccaccattcTCTCcctagaccataatgtataacaactgctgaAAGTCCGGACACTCTATGAGCCCATTCGTTCAAGAGCACCATG comes from Dermacentor andersoni chromosome 9, qqDerAnde1_hic_scaffold, whole genome shotgun sequence and encodes:
- the LOC140213282 gene encoding piggyBac transposable element-derived protein 4-like gives rise to the protein MFMMFFTAEMISTFCAHTNKYAWMKIFEKPSYAQPDGSWLEVTPPEMLRFIALLIYMGIVQLPRLHLYWNTGTIYGGLLPGKIMSRKRFFSLLAFLHVSDPEDDSAASAGKLRKVLPLLREINEASARFFQPREAISVDERMVKSKARSVIRQYIRDKVTKWGYKLWVLAESETGYTLQFFVYTGKRERPGLHGLAFDVVGKLCDKYLGQGYKIYMDNFYTSKHLFEHLLQCKTLACRTTRKDRRGFPGDLKDPKWEKKAERGDIRWIREGNVLFLQWKDRKAVSLMSTIHTANEHVPAKRRTKVGNKWSERTIRKPLLVHEYNAGMLGVDKSDQIIGTYNVLRKCVRWWKTLFFHCIDIACVNSFILFQEHRKGHPDIAELRLSARFDQLSFREMLIKQILNLDDDQPASISYLPPDWVRHKPEKVDNRRNCKQCYEKTKKEVKTNVFCSTCEAHLCFTTTRNCFADWHIRHGR